A genomic segment from Dendropsophus ebraccatus isolate aDenEbr1 chromosome 7, aDenEbr1.pat, whole genome shotgun sequence encodes:
- the ACTL7A gene encoding actin-like protein 7A has product MYGIMASRASLDESFLPSATVLPGPAKEALRVGSNTSTNEQSMVRPKVVKDTKAVIIDIGTGSCKIGYAGELKPLFVVSSTVGKPLREAWNTGGNQKQYFIGKQKDMFSDISQKLVNPLRHGVIEDWDCIEAILEYLFVQEMKIQPDEHAVLLSDPPRSPITKREKYTEMMFETFNIPAFHIAHQSTLSMYSYGKTSSLVVESGHGASYVVPIVEGKILPDIIGKVNYAGADVTRFLLSVLNQTRYQFQEEHLAAIEDMKNKYCYVSRDLTEDMRIPKRKYQVEYTLPDGKRITIGKERFMCPEVLFRPSLIESSQPGLHHLTMTCINNCNTSFKKTMLNNILLCGGTTMLEGFPERFQKELDNLLGHQKPCVLACPERKFSVWRGGSILASLDSFQQRWLHRKEYEEHGTFIIYRQSF; this is encoded by the coding sequence ATGTATGGTATCATGGCTTCTAGGGCAAGTTTGGATGAAAGTTTTCTGCCATCAGCGACCGTTCTGCCAGGCCCTGCTAAGGAAGCTCTCAGAGTCGGCAGTAATACAAGCACAAATGAACAAAGCATGGTACGGCCAAAAGTGGTGAAAGATACAAAGGCTGTAATAATCGATATAGGAACCGGTTCCTGCAAAATCGGATATGCAGGTGAGCTAAAACCTTTATTTGTTGTATCATCTACAGTGGGAAAACCCCTAAGAGAGGCATGGAATACAGGTGGCAACCAAAAGCAATACTTTATTGGCAAACAAAAAGATATGTTTTCTGATATTTCCCAAAAGCTTGTAAATCCCCTTAGACATGGTGTAATCGAGGACTGGGATTGTATTGAAGCTATACTAGAATACCTTTTTGTTCAAGAGATGAAAATTCAGCCCGATGAGCACGCTGTTCTTTTATCCGATCCTCCACGGAGCCCAATAACCAAAAGAGAGAAATACACAGAGATGATGTTTGAGACCTTCAACATCCCAGCTTTCCATATAGCTCACCAGTCAACACTATCTATGTACTCGTATGGGAAGACATCAAGCCTTGTTGTGGAAAGTGGCCATGGTGCCTCTTATGTGGTCCCGATAGTTGAAGGAAAGATTTTGCCCGATATCATAGGAAAAGTGAATTATGCAGGAGCCGATGTCACCAGATTCCTCCTGAGCGTTCTGAATCAAACCAGGTATCAATTCCAAGAAGAGCACCTCGCTGCAATAGAAGACATGAAAAACAAATACTGCTACGTTTCCCGTGACTTGACTGAAGACATGCGTATACCAAAAAGAAAGTATCAAGTAGAGTATACTCTTCCAGATGGGAAGCGAATCACTATAGGAAAGGAAAGGTTCATGTGCCCCGAAGTGCTCTTCCGGCCGTCCTTAATAGAATCTAGTCAACCAGGCCTTCACCACCTGACCATGACTTGTATAAATAACTGCAATACTAGTTTTAAGAAAACCATGCTGAACAACATTTTGCTATGTGGGGGCACGACTATGCTGGAAGGATTCCCTGAACGCTTTCAGAAGGAACTGGACAACTTGCTAGGTCATCAGAAGCCTTGTGTTTTAGCTTGTCCAGAACGAAAATTTTCCGTTTGGAGGGGCGGCTCCATATTGGCATCCCTAGACTCCTTTCAACAACGTTGGCTGCACAGGAAGGAGTATGAAGAACACGGTACCTTCATCATCTATAGACAAAGCTTCTGA